In Kiloniellales bacterium, the sequence GGAAACCGGAAAGGTCTTGGTGTAGGCGGCGGGTTCCGGCATGGCGTGAAGCTCGCGGCAGAAAGGGTCGCGAATTAGACCCGATTGCCCGAACCGCCGCAACGCCGGCAGCGGCGTGGCCTCGTCAGGCGCTCTCTTCGGGGAACGGCACCAGGTAGACGCCGCCGATCTTCCACCCGCCGTCGTCCTGGCGCTCCATGGTGTAGACGGCCATGACCGTCTTGCCGTCGGGCCCGACCAGGCGCACCGCCTGGATGATCGCGCCGGTCTCATCCTTGAGGCCGAGGAACTCGACCTCCTGCGGCCGGTAGACGGCCTGGTAGCCGCCCTTGACCATGGACATGAACCTATCGACCGAACCGAACTTGCGCTGGATATCGGGCGAGGCGTAGGAGAAGGCCTTGTCGCCGTCGTCGGCCCGGAAGGCCTGGATCTGCTGCTCGATCACCGAGCGGATCTTCCGCTCGTCGGTCTCGTCGACGCCGGCGAAAGCGGCGGTGGCCATGAGAAAGAACGAGGCGATAACGAAGACGACGCCGATCAGCCGCGGCGGAATATCGATGTTGCTCATGATTGGCCCTCCCAAAGGCACGCGCCGACCGCGTGCCGGCACAAATCATCTTACGTAGAAATGCACCTCGTGGACCTCGACGCCCGCCACGGTGGTGGCCGAGAGCGAGACGCGATCCTTCGGCAGGCCCATCTCGGCCAGCGCGCGCACCACGGCGTTGACGTCGCCGAGCAGCGCGGCCTCGTCGAGGCGCCCCGCGACGGGCGCGACCGCGACGACGTCGAAGGCGGTCGAGGGCCGCAGTTCGAGCGCCCGGCGCAGGGTGTCGTAGAGCGCCGGCTCGAAGTCGGGCGGCGGCTCGGTGAAGCGGATCACCAGGAGCGGCTCCTTGCGGCCAACCAGCGCCTCGGGGTCGCGCCCGGCCGGGTAGGCGCCGGTGCTCTCCGAGACCAGGAGCGAGAGGTCGCG encodes:
- a CDS encoding DUF4864 domain-containing protein, coding for MSNIDIPPRLIGVVFVIASFFLMATAAFAGVDETDERKIRSVIEQQIQAFRADDGDKAFSYASPDIQRKFGSVDRFMSMVKGGYQAVYRPQEVEFLGLKDETGAIIQAVRLVGPDGKTVMAVYTMERQDDGGWKIGGVYLVPFPEESA